One window from the genome of Bdellovibrio sp. NC01 encodes:
- a CDS encoding ABC-F family ATP-binding cassette domain-containing protein, giving the protein MHNNIFQVSAQALGFELPHGRKLFSHLTFSLNSKRYALVGPNGIGKSTLARILCEELSPTEGHLELSHRAVYVPQHEERPDTDVATFLADIWSLNYDATVLNILIQDIAFERKLQHLSGGEWTRLRIAKALANLNGLLILDEPTNNLDREGRTFIEEFVRNFHGPLLVISHDRELLNRVDCVLELSNQGVSTYGGNFAFYEEEKERERAIEAQTLDRLRREKKKLEHEHVEKLAMQDKRMRQGAKKAAQGGIPKILLGGRKRRAQETMGRINSHESDRVESKQAEFSDFFYNMKQESRLGLQLQETSIPSSKMVFEIQDCNFAYGEGENLWIENLNLTMKGPHRWALAGRNGAGKSTLLKLLLSDGLKPAGRLQGSLKLGSVAYAVLDQEYAILDHELSVIENVQASSTRSEIEIRNELSRFQFTKELPLQKVKHLSGGEKLKAALAKILLANPAPQFLILDEPTNNLDLQSLDVLEKALCDFEGALLVISHDQYFLQAIGVEQVFELQNKEE; this is encoded by the coding sequence ATGCACAATAATATATTTCAAGTCAGCGCCCAGGCGCTAGGCTTTGAGCTTCCGCATGGGCGTAAGCTTTTTAGCCACTTAACATTTTCATTAAATTCAAAACGCTATGCTTTAGTGGGACCCAACGGCATTGGCAAGAGCACGCTTGCGCGAATTCTTTGTGAAGAGTTATCGCCCACCGAAGGTCATCTGGAACTTTCCCATCGTGCGGTCTATGTACCCCAGCACGAAGAAAGGCCTGACACGGATGTTGCGACTTTTTTGGCAGACATTTGGAGCTTAAATTACGACGCAACGGTTTTGAATATTCTCATTCAAGACATTGCTTTTGAGCGAAAGCTTCAACATCTGAGTGGCGGGGAATGGACGCGCTTAAGAATTGCTAAAGCGCTAGCGAACTTGAATGGCTTGCTGATTCTGGATGAGCCGACAAATAACTTGGATCGAGAAGGGCGCACCTTTATCGAAGAGTTTGTGCGCAATTTTCACGGACCGTTATTAGTTATTAGCCATGATCGTGAACTTTTAAATCGAGTTGATTGTGTTCTGGAACTTTCCAATCAAGGTGTCAGCACCTATGGTGGCAACTTTGCCTTTTACGAAGAAGAAAAAGAACGTGAACGCGCCATTGAAGCGCAAACTTTAGATCGTCTTCGTCGTGAAAAGAAAAAACTGGAACATGAACACGTCGAAAAATTGGCGATGCAAGACAAACGTATGCGCCAAGGAGCGAAGAAGGCTGCACAAGGTGGTATTCCAAAAATTCTTTTAGGTGGCAGAAAACGTCGCGCCCAAGAAACCATGGGCCGAATCAACAGCCATGAAAGCGATCGAGTCGAAAGCAAGCAGGCAGAGTTTTCTGATTTCTTTTATAATATGAAACAGGAATCGCGCTTAGGGTTGCAGCTACAAGAAACTTCGATTCCTTCAAGCAAGATGGTTTTTGAAATTCAAGATTGTAACTTTGCATATGGTGAAGGCGAAAATCTGTGGATTGAAAACTTAAACCTGACCATGAAAGGGCCACACCGTTGGGCCTTGGCTGGCAGAAATGGAGCGGGCAAGTCGACGTTGTTGAAGTTATTGCTCTCGGATGGATTGAAGCCCGCAGGGCGTCTTCAGGGAAGTTTAAAACTCGGATCTGTAGCTTACGCAGTCCTTGATCAAGAATATGCGATTCTAGATCATGAATTAAGTGTGATTGAAAATGTGCAGGCCTCGTCGACACGCAGTGAAATTGAGATTCGCAATGAACTGTCGCGCTTTCAATTCACAAAGGAATTGCCGCTGCAAAAAGTAAAACACTTAAGTGGGGGAGAAAAACTGAAAGCCGCGTTAGCGAAGATTTTGTTGGCAAATCCGGCACCGCAGTTTTTGATTCTTGATGAACCGACTAACAACCTTGATTTGCAAAGTCTGGATGTTTTGGAAAAAGCCCTGTGCGATTTCGAAGGCGCACTGCTGGTGATTTCGCATGATCAGTATTTCTTGCAGGCCATAGGAGTCGAGCAAGTTTTTGAACTACAAAATAAAGAGGAATAA
- a CDS encoding trypsin-like serine protease, which yields MKTSLMVQALALTCTLATMTACSGSGGGESAAAACEIQGSSYGIIQGETLSSGNLLSKSTVMVIHIQDDTHAEICTGTLIDNDKVLTAAHCTSRSSSEKTLVAFSNSFGCVTKSQANVKQLARPVVAKEINTSYSYAQNKSVENATNDLAVLKFSGGMAKGYSVRPLPAASYDPATATEIVMSGYGITNEKNEDSGTLRFTTAKPSRLKKDFYMRGLKKTIQVDKTLIMEQPENGVCSGDSGGPLYAKNQDGTLTLIGVTSMVADNNAEYSWNAKVCHGVSIFVDVRAQLDWIQRAVQTLNY from the coding sequence ATGAAAACCAGCTTGATGGTTCAGGCCCTTGCTTTGACTTGTACTCTCGCAACGATGACAGCATGTAGTGGCTCCGGCGGCGGCGAAAGCGCAGCAGCAGCTTGTGAAATCCAAGGCAGCTCTTACGGTATTATTCAGGGCGAAACACTTTCTTCAGGCAACTTACTTTCAAAATCAACAGTGATGGTTATCCATATCCAAGATGACACCCACGCAGAGATTTGCACAGGCACTTTGATTGATAACGACAAAGTTCTAACAGCCGCTCACTGTACTTCTCGCAGCTCTTCAGAAAAAACCCTTGTCGCGTTCTCTAACAGCTTTGGCTGCGTAACTAAAAGCCAAGCTAATGTGAAACAACTGGCTCGCCCGGTTGTCGCTAAAGAGATCAATACATCTTATAGCTATGCTCAAAATAAAAGTGTCGAGAATGCGACAAATGACTTAGCAGTTCTTAAGTTTTCAGGCGGCATGGCTAAAGGCTATTCTGTTCGTCCATTGCCAGCAGCCTCTTATGATCCAGCAACAGCGACTGAAATCGTGATGAGCGGCTACGGCATAACGAATGAAAAAAATGAAGACTCTGGAACTTTGCGTTTCACGACAGCGAAGCCTTCACGTCTTAAAAAAGACTTCTATATGAGAGGTCTAAAAAAGACGATCCAAGTTGATAAGACTCTTATTATGGAGCAACCAGAAAACGGCGTTTGCAGTGGTGACTCTGGTGGTCCGTTGTATGCGAAAAACCAAGATGGCACTTTGACGTTGATCGGTGTGACTTCAATGGTCGCTGATAACAACGCGGAATATTCTTGGAATGCGAAGGTTTGTCATGGCGTTTCGATCTTCGTCGACGTACGTGCGCAACTTGATTGGATTCAAAGAGCCGTGCAAACGCTTAATTACTAA
- a CDS encoding PAS domain-containing protein, whose amino-acid sequence MNLGEEKKTIEYFSFWKLQNKITLFSLIAILVLSGLFVIASIMLPAISTSQFIAFIVLIPTIACFGIATCHSSNLESAKAQREYKKLQERLKDIEHSQITLDRFFSISSDLMAVAGQDGLLKKASKSLVNTLGYSEETILTTPFFKFIHPDDREATRKNIEALNMGLRTVGFENRYRTADGSYRTLSWSAAADRELGVRFASARDVTDERNFQIRMQQILDAAPFLLVVTDGDGIISSCNAAYSRFVGVSRESLIGLDARKLVAADSKSIGLEQKVYMSKQPMTFEEVLTHHGLAMRYLSTVFPIVDQAGRIVSIGKVSLNIT is encoded by the coding sequence TTGAATCTAGGCGAAGAGAAGAAGACAATTGAATATTTCAGCTTCTGGAAGTTGCAAAACAAAATCACTTTGTTTTCGTTGATCGCCATCTTGGTGCTGTCAGGGCTATTTGTGATCGCCAGCATTATGCTGCCTGCAATTAGCACTTCTCAATTCATTGCGTTTATCGTTTTGATTCCGACGATTGCGTGCTTTGGAATCGCCACTTGTCATTCCTCAAATCTCGAGTCGGCGAAAGCCCAACGTGAATACAAAAAACTGCAAGAGCGCTTGAAGGATATTGAACACAGCCAAATTACATTGGATAGATTCTTTTCTATATCCAGTGATCTTATGGCTGTAGCGGGCCAAGATGGATTGCTCAAGAAAGCCAGCAAATCGTTGGTGAACACTCTGGGTTACAGTGAAGAGACAATCTTAACGACGCCATTTTTTAAATTCATTCATCCCGACGATCGCGAGGCCACGCGCAAAAACATTGAGGCCTTGAACATGGGTCTACGCACAGTGGGTTTTGAAAATCGCTATCGCACAGCGGATGGAAGTTACCGCACACTGAGCTGGAGTGCCGCTGCCGACCGTGAATTGGGAGTGCGCTTCGCTTCGGCTCGCGATGTGACAGATGAACGAAATTTCCAAATTCGTATGCAGCAAATTCTGGATGCGGCACCTTTCTTACTTGTGGTGACGGATGGTGATGGCATTATCAGCAGCTGCAATGCTGCCTATTCACGTTTTGTCGGTGTTTCTCGCGAATCATTAATTGGCTTGGATGCTAGAAAGCTTGTGGCCGCGGATTCAAAATCAATCGGGCTTGAACAGAAAGTCTACATGTCGAAGCAGCCGATGACATTCGAAGAAGTCTTGACCCACCATGGACTGGCAATGCGATACCTTTCCACAGTTTTCCCCATCGTCGATCAGGCGGGCCGAATCGTTTCGATCGGTAAAGTCTCTTTAAATATTACTTAA
- a CDS encoding zinc ribbon domain-containing protein YjdM, producing MTNPTNCPTCNSENIYSDGNLWICPECGHEWSAHAVAVEATEEVDDGLIRDSNGNVLTDGDSVTVIKELRIKGSSNVVKVGTKVKNIRLVDGGDGHDIACKIDGIGAINLKSEFVRKA from the coding sequence ATGACAAATCCAACGAACTGCCCTACTTGCAATTCTGAAAATATTTATTCTGACGGCAACCTATGGATTTGCCCCGAGTGCGGGCACGAATGGAGTGCACACGCCGTTGCTGTTGAAGCAACAGAAGAAGTCGATGACGGCTTGATCCGCGATTCCAATGGCAATGTTTTAACCGACGGTGATTCTGTGACTGTGATCAAAGAACTTCGTATCAAGGGTTCATCAAACGTCGTCAAAGTCGGCACGAAAGTTAAAAACATTCGTCTTGTTGACGGTGGTGATGGTCATGACATCGCCTGCAAAATTGACGGCATCGGTGCCATCAATTTGAAATCGGAATTTGTAAGAAAGGCCTAA
- a CDS encoding S1 RNA-binding domain-containing protein — MIELGKFNKLKVLKNSEFGLFLDAGEGKEILLPKRFVTSDFEVGQELEVFVHTDSEDRLVATTQKPLAQVGEFATLKVVSLSSVGAFLDWGLAKDLLLPFAEKTRPLRVGETVLVYLYVDKSDRISATMRVEKFTNTDKPEYEEGQTVDLIISRKTDLGTSAIVNGKHLGMLFANEIFEQLIPGQRLQGYIKKVRPDGKIDLSLHQTGIKDADEIGQKILNLLKEQGGFVEINDKTSADLIYDYFGVSKKKYKIALGGLYKKRLITVDDDGIRLATAHKPKRLF; from the coding sequence ATGATCGAGCTCGGCAAATTCAATAAACTTAAAGTCCTAAAAAATTCTGAATTTGGTCTGTTTCTCGATGCGGGCGAAGGTAAAGAAATTCTGCTACCAAAGCGCTTCGTCACGTCGGACTTTGAAGTCGGTCAGGAACTTGAAGTTTTTGTGCACACGGATTCTGAAGACCGTCTTGTCGCGACAACACAAAAGCCGCTTGCCCAGGTGGGTGAATTCGCGACTTTAAAAGTTGTGTCTTTATCGAGCGTGGGCGCCTTCTTGGACTGGGGCTTGGCGAAAGATTTGCTTTTGCCTTTCGCCGAAAAAACTCGCCCGTTGCGAGTTGGTGAAACGGTTCTGGTGTATCTGTACGTTGATAAAAGCGATCGTATTTCAGCAACCATGCGTGTAGAGAAATTCACAAACACTGACAAGCCTGAATATGAAGAGGGTCAAACTGTTGATTTGATCATCAGTCGCAAAACGGATCTTGGAACAAGCGCGATTGTAAACGGCAAACATCTGGGAATGCTTTTCGCCAACGAGATCTTTGAACAGCTTATTCCAGGTCAACGCCTTCAAGGTTATATCAAAAAAGTTCGTCCCGATGGTAAGATCGATTTAAGCCTTCATCAAACAGGCATCAAAGATGCCGATGAAATTGGCCAAAAGATTTTGAATCTTTTGAAAGAACAAGGCGGATTTGTTGAAATCAACGACAAGACTTCGGCTGATTTGATTTACGATTATTTCGGCGTCAGCAAAAAGAAGTACAAGATCGCACTTGGCGGTCTATATAAAAAACGTTTGATCACTGTCGATGACGATGGCATTCGCCTGGCAACAGCACACAAACCAAAACGTCTGTTTTAA
- a CDS encoding SBBP repeat-containing protein, with protein MSVLAINAGCGLSVSLWGSSSKHSASSGNTGGTGGSVALQEFYQSFGTPSGLVLMAGATSDSDNNIYAAGAATGGVLGDSAIGSVDAVIAKYAPDGTYLWHKAIGSSGSSTLVNRLYYKNGSLYASGYTIGGVFEGQTAVGNSDMFVAKLNIDTGAVIWLKMFGQPSTQMATAELVVDSSENVYVTGYGNMSFDSYTVLGNMPSFVMKLDSSGNRLWTSYLDENGMFFQASGIGLDNNGNVYIGGSAIGASFDGQAAVGNLDGFIAKFDSNGNKLWAKRTGSASNRLAIYDIEVDASGNSYIGGTTIADINGQTMIGNSDQFVEKYNSSGVRQWTKIYGVANASTQVSAIHLDSSGRVLIGGGTDANTTDTTGWSVKRLNSSNGALVDEFSSSAATALIMDFQVTSDGWLKAVGVTKSSLEGQPLTGVLDAFVLVKKIN; from the coding sequence GTGTCTGTACTCGCTATCAACGCGGGTTGCGGGCTTTCTGTCTCTCTCTGGGGATCATCAAGTAAACATTCTGCTTCAAGCGGCAACACCGGGGGAACCGGTGGCTCTGTAGCCTTGCAGGAATTTTACCAAAGCTTCGGCACACCATCTGGCTTGGTGCTGATGGCGGGAGCTACCTCGGACTCGGATAATAATATTTATGCCGCAGGCGCCGCCACGGGTGGAGTCTTAGGCGACAGTGCCATTGGAAGTGTTGACGCTGTTATTGCGAAGTATGCTCCGGACGGAACATACTTGTGGCACAAAGCGATTGGCAGCTCCGGCTCGAGCACCCTGGTGAATCGCCTCTATTATAAAAACGGTTCACTGTATGCATCTGGTTACACGATAGGTGGCGTATTTGAAGGACAAACTGCTGTCGGCAATTCCGATATGTTTGTTGCAAAACTTAATATCGATACCGGCGCCGTTATTTGGCTGAAAATGTTTGGCCAACCTTCCACGCAAATGGCGACGGCTGAACTGGTTGTTGATAGCTCTGAAAACGTTTACGTGACTGGTTATGGCAACATGAGTTTTGATAGCTACACGGTTCTTGGCAATATGCCGAGCTTCGTTATGAAATTGGATTCATCCGGCAACAGATTATGGACAAGCTATTTGGATGAAAACGGAATGTTTTTTCAAGCATCCGGAATCGGCTTAGATAACAATGGCAATGTCTATATCGGCGGCAGTGCAATCGGCGCAAGTTTCGATGGTCAGGCTGCGGTTGGGAACCTTGATGGTTTTATCGCAAAGTTTGATTCTAATGGAAATAAGCTTTGGGCAAAACGTACGGGATCAGCTTCTAACCGTTTGGCAATTTATGATATTGAAGTCGATGCCAGTGGCAATTCATATATTGGAGGCACCACTATAGCAGACATCAACGGCCAAACGATGATCGGCAATAGCGATCAGTTCGTTGAAAAATATAATTCTTCAGGCGTTCGCCAATGGACCAAAATTTATGGTGTCGCTAATGCGAGCACTCAAGTATCGGCCATCCATCTTGACAGTTCTGGCCGAGTTTTGATTGGTGGTGGCACCGACGCCAACACAACAGACACGACTGGTTGGTCCGTAAAACGCCTTAATTCTAGTAACGGAGCTCTCGTTGATGAATTCTCAAGTTCCGCAGCCACTGCTCTTATCATGGATTTTCAGGTCACATCAGATGGCTGGTTAAAAGCCGTTGGTGTAACGAAATCCTCCCTGGAAGGACAGCCGTTGACCGGAGTCCTTGACGCCTTCGTACTAGTCAAAAAGATCAATTAA
- a CDS encoding SDR family oxidoreductase, with protein MANYLIVGASSGIGLAVTRELLNQGHKVCGLGRSLEALHLLQQQHKNLFVLSYDIQTLQSQPIIAEAEKHMGPIDVVFLNSGVASGHSLDDWNDAARTVHTNVTGTTEFLINANAYFKQKNSEGVIAVNTSVAGLRGLRQAPVYSASKAYLINLCQSLRSQNKTSAGKVRVVDIRPGFVDTQMAGGTTWMSSTDKAAKQIIAAIHKRKEIVYISKRWILVAGLMRLVPRALYERF; from the coding sequence ATGGCAAATTATCTGATCGTTGGCGCATCTTCTGGAATCGGACTCGCGGTGACGCGTGAACTTTTAAATCAAGGTCACAAAGTGTGTGGCCTTGGGCGCAGTCTTGAGGCCCTTCACCTTTTACAGCAACAGCATAAAAATCTTTTTGTCTTATCTTACGATATTCAAACTTTGCAGTCGCAACCGATTATCGCGGAAGCTGAAAAACACATGGGCCCCATCGACGTTGTGTTTCTAAATTCCGGCGTCGCCTCGGGGCACTCACTGGATGACTGGAATGATGCTGCTCGCACCGTCCACACCAACGTCACAGGAACGACTGAGTTTTTAATCAATGCCAATGCATACTTTAAACAGAAAAACTCTGAGGGCGTCATCGCTGTGAATACTTCAGTGGCAGGTCTTCGTGGTTTGCGCCAAGCTCCCGTTTACAGTGCTTCAAAAGCTTATCTCATTAATTTATGTCAGTCGTTGCGTTCACAGAATAAAACTTCTGCTGGCAAAGTTCGTGTTGTCGATATTCGCCCCGGCTTCGTTGATACGCAAATGGCTGGCGGCACAACGTGGATGAGTTCTACTGACAAAGCGGCAAAACAGATCATCGCAGCCATTCATAAACGTAAAGAGATCGTCTATATTTCCAAACGCTGGATCTTAGTTGCGGGACTCATGCGTTTGGTTCCACGCGCACTCTACGAACGTTTTTAA
- the rimP gene encoding ribosome maturation factor RimP — MSEKQAWMGKVEQLAEQATKQEGCLLYDIEFVGAGKGRTLRLFIDKEQEGAISIEDCSNVSKALNVFLDADEELIPGGAYNLEVSTPGLERHLVKPWHFKKAVGKKVYLKTTKALESAGVEDKKWKAAKTVENVIASADDEGVRFVIDDVDFKIPYGMIEKAKVVFEINKGQKK; from the coding sequence ATGTCAGAAAAACAAGCTTGGATGGGAAAAGTTGAACAACTTGCCGAACAAGCCACGAAACAAGAAGGCTGTTTGCTTTACGATATCGAATTCGTAGGCGCAGGCAAAGGCAGAACTCTGCGTTTGTTCATCGATAAAGAACAAGAAGGCGCGATCAGTATTGAAGACTGTTCGAATGTCTCTAAAGCTCTGAATGTGTTCTTGGATGCAGACGAAGAATTGATTCCTGGGGGAGCTTACAATCTTGAAGTTTCCACTCCAGGTTTGGAACGTCACCTTGTAAAACCTTGGCACTTTAAAAAAGCTGTCGGTAAAAAAGTTTATCTGAAAACAACGAAGGCTCTAGAAAGCGCCGGTGTTGAAGATAAAAAATGGAAGGCCGCGAAGACTGTAGAAAACGTTATTGCTTCTGCAGACGACGAGGGCGTTCGCTTTGTGATTGACGATGTGGATTTCAAAATCCCATACGGCATGATCGAAAAAGCGAAAGTAGTATTTGAGATTAATAAAGGTCAGAAAAAGTAG
- a CDS encoding helix-turn-helix transcriptional regulator: MKMDLVEIDANLLRNFIEAQGLSHSSLAGTLKVTTKTIQRWLNGSVRRLKPETLQNLAKALGVLPERLSRSQVVLSNRPIDRSLEELCSEHFYKRVRASNEWESYSRILKSYLHKDLRSSQQMVLHKHLGQTSLFLGELRSGKSHLDKALEIAHALHNIDEQIFILNWLAIRSELVGNIMLAMDYFKKSEELLPKTDNLACVADLYFKKGRVLFHLEHQEESVRLIRESIWLDYKRGSQNQVMISVKYFQLGGNYLRARDLKKAKVAFMRNLRCAEKAGWVRGQAYTYFCLGIIRLLEGDDYSEVRAHVGKAKRLRDNSHFHRLDTKVEQFEFFYCMANDLPEEAKNLLVKRMALVRPSRMHFAFAVLDSMFLGRRYPEHFRIRQTLVEKAKELFIKNGLKEALALLEYLNSVKSISKEDFIKRYRF, translated from the coding sequence ATGAAGATGGATTTAGTCGAAATCGACGCCAACTTGTTAAGAAACTTTATAGAGGCGCAAGGTCTCTCTCATTCTTCACTGGCGGGCACACTTAAAGTTACAACAAAGACGATTCAACGTTGGTTGAACGGTTCAGTTCGTCGTTTAAAGCCCGAAACTTTGCAAAACCTAGCAAAGGCCCTTGGAGTCTTGCCTGAACGCCTTAGTCGCTCTCAGGTTGTCTTATCGAATCGTCCTATCGATCGTTCCCTGGAAGAGTTGTGTTCGGAGCATTTTTATAAGCGAGTGCGGGCTTCCAATGAATGGGAAAGCTACAGTCGCATTTTAAAATCGTATTTACATAAAGATCTGCGTTCATCACAACAAATGGTTTTGCATAAACATCTTGGGCAGACATCCCTGTTTTTAGGTGAATTGCGTTCGGGCAAAAGCCATTTGGATAAAGCCTTAGAGATCGCTCATGCTTTGCACAACATCGATGAGCAGATTTTTATTCTGAATTGGCTGGCGATTCGTTCTGAATTAGTCGGAAACATTATGCTAGCAATGGACTACTTCAAAAAATCCGAAGAGCTTCTGCCTAAAACAGATAATCTGGCATGTGTGGCCGACCTGTATTTCAAAAAAGGTCGTGTGTTGTTTCATTTGGAACATCAAGAAGAGTCCGTGCGCCTGATTCGTGAATCAATCTGGCTAGATTATAAACGTGGCAGCCAAAACCAAGTGATGATTTCCGTCAAATATTTTCAGTTAGGTGGAAACTATCTGCGAGCCCGCGATTTAAAAAAGGCGAAGGTCGCTTTCATGCGCAACCTCCGCTGTGCTGAAAAAGCGGGGTGGGTGCGTGGTCAGGCTTATACGTATTTCTGCCTAGGTATCATTCGCCTGCTTGAAGGGGACGACTATTCAGAAGTTCGTGCCCACGTCGGTAAAGCAAAGCGTTTGCGCGATAATTCGCACTTTCATCGCCTTGATACGAAGGTCGAACAATTTGAATTCTTTTATTGCATGGCAAACGATTTACCCGAAGAAGCGAAAAATTTGCTGGTGAAGCGCATGGCCTTGGTTCGTCCAAGCCGTATGCACTTCGCCTTTGCAGTTTTGGATAGTATGTTTCTAGGACGCCGTTATCCTGAGCACTTCCGTATTCGTCAGACGCTGGTTGAAAAAGCCAAAGAACTCTTCATCAAAAATGGACTTAAAGAGGCATTAGCCTTATTGGAATATTTAAATTCGGTGAAAAGTATTTCCAAAGAGGACTTTATTAAACGCTATCGTTTCTAA
- a CDS encoding GNAT family N-acetyltransferase, with amino-acid sequence MRIESLYTPHKPEMRALIEAVLANQGLQAGFYWPMDLLGAELATAEAVGIFEDEKLAGFVLYRDVPGAWEISLVVTHPDFRRRGLMETLIKHLIAAKGQNRELWLEVHQDNDAAQKLYEKLGFKLSGRRPRYYKDGATALLYSCP; translated from the coding sequence ATGCGCATTGAATCTTTGTACACGCCACATAAACCAGAAATGCGAGCTTTGATTGAAGCTGTGCTTGCGAATCAAGGATTGCAAGCGGGCTTTTACTGGCCGATGGACCTGTTGGGGGCGGAGCTTGCAACCGCGGAAGCTGTCGGTATTTTTGAAGATGAAAAGCTCGCGGGGTTCGTGCTTTATCGGGATGTGCCGGGAGCTTGGGAGATCTCTTTAGTGGTCACTCACCCTGATTTTCGCCGGCGCGGGTTGATGGAGACGCTTATAAAGCATCTTATAGCCGCGAAGGGTCAAAATCGTGAGCTTTGGCTTGAAGTCCACCAGGATAACGATGCGGCTCAAAAACTCTATGAAAAGCTCGGATTTAAGCTGAGCGGGCGGCGACCGAGGTATTATAAAGATGGGGCCACAGCTCTTTTGTACTCCTGTCCCTAA
- a CDS encoding lipoate--protein ligase yields MSNLKIFLSESLNPHLNLATEEWIFHNLDPSSQVLFLWRNDNTVVIGRNQNPWSECNLAKMKEDSVHLARRTTGGGAVFHDMGNTNFTFLSPKESYRRENNIQIIFNALKEFGIQGEASGRNDLLIPFQDGPRKFSGSAYREKKDRAFHHGTLLLHADLTRLGNYLTPNPKKLQAKGKESVRARVANLSEVAKDINHDQIVTAMVRSFENFYGGKAQTEFLSMKTLQENQELKTQYEGLSSWDWLYGNTLEFNHKLDEYLSLGFFDFNFKVEEGTIADLQIFTDCLYPQVVEDLTTLLKGKPYNGGSIRDSLTYVKSRLPDLQTGLQELENWLCSQVEV; encoded by the coding sequence ATGTCGAATTTAAAGATCTTCCTGTCTGAAAGCCTGAATCCGCACCTGAACTTAGCCACAGAAGAGTGGATTTTTCACAATTTAGATCCTTCAAGTCAGGTGCTGTTTTTATGGAGAAACGACAACACGGTGGTTATTGGTCGTAACCAAAACCCGTGGTCTGAATGTAACTTGGCGAAGATGAAAGAAGACTCTGTGCACTTGGCGCGAAGAACGACGGGTGGGGGCGCTGTATTTCATGACATGGGTAACACCAACTTTACGTTCCTTTCGCCAAAAGAATCGTATCGCCGCGAAAACAACATTCAAATTATTTTCAACGCACTTAAGGAATTTGGCATTCAAGGTGAAGCTTCTGGTCGCAATGATTTACTAATTCCATTTCAAGATGGTCCAAGAAAATTCAGCGGCAGCGCTTATCGCGAAAAGAAAGATCGTGCCTTTCATCACGGCACGTTGTTGTTGCATGCAGATCTAACTCGCCTGGGAAATTATTTGACTCCGAATCCAAAAAAACTTCAGGCAAAAGGCAAAGAGTCTGTTCGCGCCCGCGTTGCAAACCTGAGTGAGGTCGCCAAAGATATCAATCACGATCAGATCGTGACCGCGATGGTGCGCTCTTTTGAAAACTTCTATGGCGGTAAAGCTCAGACTGAATTTTTGAGCATGAAGACGCTTCAAGAAAACCAAGAATTGAAAACTCAGTATGAAGGCTTGAGTTCTTGGGATTGGTTGTACGGGAATACTTTAGAGTTCAATCACAAGTTGGATGAGTATTTGTCGTTAGGGTTCTTCGACTTCAACTTCAAAGTAGAAGAGGGAACTATCGCCGATCTGCAAATTTTTACGGACTGTTTGTATCCACAAGTCGTTGAAGATTTAACGACGCTTTTGAAGGGCAAACCGTATAACGGCGGGAGCATTCGTGATTCGTTAACTTATGTTAAAAGTCGTTTGCCGGACTTGCAGACGGGTCTGCAAGAGTTGGAAAATTGGCTGTGCAGTCAGGTGGAAGTGTAA